The Pantoea cypripedii genomic interval AAACTTATGGGAGGGGAGCTTCCCAATATGATGGCGCGCCTTTATCGCAATGAACCCAAAAATTCTGCGCATGTGTTGGGTACGATTAACTGCATTTTAACCTGGCTAATGGAGAGGGGTGATTTACCCGCGAGTTATGTGAAGGAATGTATTCTGCCAATCCCTTATACCTATGAATTTTATGACACTAAAAACAGCAAAGAGATATGGCAGGATAAACTGATTAATTGCTGGGCTGACTTATTGCGTAGCTTTCTCAGACGGTCTTCTCACCTCCCGCAACAAAGAGATATAGAAAACCTTGTCAGGATATTAATCCAAAAGTCGATGAGCTACAGAAATATACCTGGAACTGTACAGTTTTATAAAATGCTGGCGCTGGAGCTGGAACGACGGATGAACTGGTTTAATCATGTGACTAAAAATGAACAGCCCCAGAGTGATGAACCGAAAAGCAAAAAAGTGAAAACTTCCCCAGAACAGCCGGATAGCCGCCTGATGAATCTGGCAAAAAAACAGCGCTGGTATGTCGCGATTGAAGATGAAAATGGCGAGTTTTTGCGAGGCTTTAATCCGGCAGGAGAACGGATTACGGTCCGGGAACTTTTCACGGAACAATTCAGGAAACCAGGCGTAGCCGGAACTGCCAAAATAATCTGCACCCTGCGAGAATGGCAGGAAAACGGACAGGCTTATTATCATGGAACGACGCGTGATGGGGGGGATATCCACTGTGAAAACGATGAAAACAACCTCAGCCGGGCGGCAATGGCTGCTTATCGGGGGGAAAAGCCCACCGAAGAAGAAGTGATCATGCTGGGAAGAGATTTAGCGGCCGGGGAAGACAACCCTTAACGGAAATCTGGACTACTTTGAGTTAAAGATAACGACCCGTTAATGCAGAAGGACAGAGGATGCTTTGGTTATTGAATACGCTAATCCTGCTTTCCACCGTGGTGTTGATGGAGGTGGTTGCCGCGCTGGCACATAAATACATCATGCACGGCTGGGGATGGGGCTGGCATTTGTCGCATCATGAGCCGCACGACAACAAATTTGAACTCAACGATCTCTATGCACTGGCGTTTGCCCTGCTGGCGATAGTGCTGATCCTGTTTGGCGTGCAGGGGCTATGGCCGATGCAGTGGATTGGCGCGGGTATGACGGTATACGGTGCGCTGTATTTTATGGTGCATGATGGTCTGGTTCATCAACGCTGGC includes:
- a CDS encoding sterol desaturase family protein, producing MLWLLNTLILLSTVVLMEVVAALAHKYIMHGWGWGWHLSHHEPHDNKFELNDLYALAFALLAIVLILFGVQGLWPMQWIGAGMTVYGALYFMVHDGLVHQRWPFRYIPRRGYLKRLYMAHRMHHAVRGREGCVSFGFLYAPPLPRLQAALRQRQRRENHLK